The Ralstonia sp. RRA DNA segment GCCCTGCCATGACGACGCTGCGCCCGGAACAGATGCGCGCACAGCTGGCGCATGCGCGGATTGTGTCAACGCCCGCGCTGGCACCGGTGAAGGCAAGCCTAGTGGGCGCGGCCGCCGCCAATGGCGCGCATCCGTTGCCGCCGGCACAGGTGTTCTCGCGTCAAGCCATTGCCGTGCGCGCACCGCAGGCGCCCGCTGGCGGTCATGACGCGTTGGCCGAGCGTTTCCACTCGCAAGGCGGAGCGCTACCGGGTGCCGGCCCAGCGTGGACCGGCGGTAACGCAGGTGCGCGCGTTGCACCGGTGCGCGGGCAGCCCAACGAAGCAACGCTGCCCGCGCCAGCAGCTGCGCAGGCAGCGGGTCTACGTTTGACGCGTGCCGCATCCAATGAGCCCACACGCGCAGGCAACGAACCAGGTCGTCCGCCGGAGCAGCACGGTCCGAGCGGTGTAAATAGTCCGAATGGTCCGCAGGGGCTGATGGGGTCGCCGAACCCGCAAGGTGCACAGGCACCGCACGGCGCTCAGCCTGGCGCTGGTCCGCAAGCGCTGATGGCGCCCGGCACGATCAATCGCCCACGCCCGCTGCCCGGCGCAGCCGCACCGCAGGAGCGCCCGGGGCAACCGCAAGCCGGACAGGCACCGCAAGGCCCGGCCGGGATGACGACGCGTCCACCACAGCACGACGGCGCACCCGGTACACCGCGTGACGAACGTCGCGCCTTCGAGCCGCGCCCGCAACTGCCGCAGACCGCCACGCAGGCACCGCAACCTCAACCGCAGCGCGGTGGCCAGGAGCCGAATCGCTTCACCGGCAATCCGGCGCCGGCGATGCAAGAGCGCCCGCATAACGAGCCGCCGCAGATGCGCGCACGCCCCGAGCCCGAGCAGCGTCCGCCTGTGCAACACATGGAAGCCCCGCGTCCGGCGCCCCAGCCACACGTTGTGGAGATGCGCCCACCGCAACCCCAACCCCAGCCGCGCGCACCGGAATTCCACCCGCCGCAACCGCAGCCTCAACAGCGTCCGCCAGAAGCCCGGCCGCCCCAACCGCAACCCCAGGCGCAGCCACCGCATCAGGAACATCATGAGGGTCAGCCGCATCCGCAAGGCGGCAACCGGGGTGAAGAGAAGCACGAAGAGCACCACTGACCCACGCGCCCGCCATCCGTCCGTACCCAGTGAGCGGGCGAAAAAAAAGCAGCCCTTTCGGGGCTGCTTTTTCGTCTGGACCGGCCGATGACACCAACCGGTACACACTGCCTTAGCGCTTGCGACGCAGGCGAGCGATTGCTGCCAACTGCGCAGCAGCCACGGCCAGTTCACCTTGGGCACGAGCCAGATCGATGTCGCTGCTTTGGTTCTGCAGCGCCTCTTCGGCCGCACGCTTGGCTTCGTTCGCCTTGGCTTCGTCCAGGTCGTGACCGCGGATCGCGGTATCGGCCAGCACGGTCACCTTCTTCGGCTGCACTTCGAGAATGCCACCGGCAACGAACACGAACTCTTCGCCGCCGTCTTCCTTCTCGATGCGCACGGCGCCCGGCTTGATGCGCGTGATCAGCGGCGTGTGGCCGGGCAGAATGCCCAGCTCACCAGCCTCGCCAGGCAGTGCCACGAACTTGGCATTGCCGGAGAAGATCTCGTGCTCAGCGCTGACGACGTCTACATGAATGGTTGCCATCTCGATTCCTTTGCTCAGAAAAGCGGCTTCCTGAATGGACTTCAGGAAGCCAGTACTGGCTTTGGCTTACGCACAAGGCCAGACGTCGCTCTTACTGGAGCTTCTTGGCCTTCTCGAAGGCTTCGTCGATCGAGCCGACCATGTAGAACGCTTGTTCCGGCAGGTGATCGCACTCGCCGTCCACCAGCATCTTGAAGCCGCGGATGGTTTCCTTCAGCGGCACGTACTTGCCCGGCGAACCCGTGAACACTTCTGCAACGTGGAACGGCTGCGACAGGAAACGCTGGATCTTACGGGCGCGGCCCACAGCCAGCTTGTCTTCCGGCGACAGTTCGTCCATGCCCAGAATCGCGATGATGTCGCGCAGTTCCTTGTAGCGCTGCAGCGTCTTCTTCACGCGGTCGGCGACTTCGTAGTGCTCTTGGCCCACGACTTGCGGGTCGAGCTGACGCGAGGTCGAGTCGAGCGGATCCACTGCGGGGTAGATACCCAGTGCAGCGATGTCACGCGACAGCACGACGGTCGAGTCCAGGTGCAGGAAGGTCGTTGCCGGCGACGGGTCGGTCAAGTCATCGGCAGGCACGTACACGGCCTGGATCGACGTGATCGAGCCGGTCTTGGTCGACGTAATACGTTCCTGCAGCTTGCCCATTTCTTCAGCCAGCGTCGGCTGATAGCCCACGGCGGAAGGCATACGGCCCAGCAGTGCCGACACTTCGGTACCGGCCAGCGTGTAGCGGTAGATGTTGTCGACGAAGAACAGGATGTCACGGCCTTCGTCGCGGAAGCGCTCGGCCATCGTCAGGCCGGTCAGCGCCACGCGCAGACGGTTGCCCGGCGGCTCGTTCATCTGGCCGAACACCATGGCCACCTTGTCGAGCACGTTGGAGTCCTTCATTTCGTGGTAGAAGTCGTTGCCCTCACGGGTACGCTCGCCCACGCCAGCAAACACCGACAAGCCCGAGTGCTGCTTGGCGATGTTGTTGATCAGCTCCATCATGTTCACGGTCTTGCCGACGCCGGCGCCGCCGAACAGACCCACCTTACCGCCCTTGGCGAACGGGCAGACCAGGTCGATCACCTTGATGCCGGTTTCCAGCAGGTCCACCGACGGCGACAGTTCGTCGAACTTCGGGGCCTTTTGGTGAATCGCGCGCTTTTCGTCGCAGGCGATCGGGCCGGCTTCGTCGATCGGACGACCCAGCACGTCCATGATGCGGCCCAGCGTGCCGTGACCGACCGGCACCGAGATCGGCGCGCCGGTGGTGGCCACGCGCATACCGCGACGCAGACCGTCGGACGAACCCAGTGCAATGGTACGCACCACGCCGTCGCCCAGCTGTTGTTGCACTTCGAAGGTCAGGCCCTTCTCGGCGAACGAGGCTTCGTTGCTGTCATCCAGCACCAGCGCGTCGTAAACCTTCGGCATCGCGTCGCGCGGGAACTGAATGTCCACCACGGCGCCGATGCACTGCACGATATTTCCGTTTGCGATACTCATGTGTATCTCCAATAACTTAATGCTTTGCCGTGGGCGTCAGACCGCTGCCGCGCCGCTGACGATTTCGGACAGTTCCTTCGTGATCGCTGCCTGACGGGTCTTGTTGTAGACCAGTTGCAGTTCGCCGATCACGTTCTTCGCGTTGTCCGAAGCCGCCTTCATTGCCACCATCCGGGCCGATTGCTCGGAAGCCATGTTCTCGGCCACCGCCTGGTACACCAGCGCCTCGACATAGCGGATCAGCAGCTCGTCGACCACCGTCTGTGCGTCCGGCTCGTAGATGTAGTCCCACGAGTAGGCTTGCTTCTCGGCGTCGCTCTGCGTCAGCTTGTCGGCCGTGAGCGGCAGCAGCTGCTCAACCACCGGCTCCTGCTTCATCGTGTTGATGAAGCGGGTGTACGCGAGGTACACGGCATCGATCTCGCCAGCGTTGAACGCGTCGAGCTGAACCTTGATCGCGCCGATCAGCTTTTCCAGATGCGGCGTGTCGCCCAGGTGCACGACGTTCGAGACGACCTTCGCGCCGATACGGCCCAGGAACTGCATGCCCTTGGTACCGATGGCCGTGGCCTGCGTCTCGATGCCCTTGCCCTGCTGCTCGCGCAGCTGGTTGGTGACGGCGCGCAGCACGTTGGTGTTCAAGCCACCGCACAGGCCCTTGTCCGTCGTCACCACGATCAGGCCGGCACGCTTGATGTCGCGCGCCACCATGAACGGGTGCTTGTACTCCGGATTGGCCTGCGCCATGTGCGCAGCCACGTTGCGGATCTTCTCGGCATACGGGCGGGCAGCACGCATCCGCTCCTGCGCCTTGCGCATCTTGGATGCGGCGACCATTTCCATCGCCTTGGTGATCTTGCGCGTGTTTTGCACGCTCTTGATCTTGGTGCGGATTTCTTTTGTTCCGGCCATTTCTTTCTCTCCGTTCAGACCTGACCACACAGGTCGAATTTCTCAACCTCGGTGGCCAGTTCCAGAAATGACACGATTAGAACGCGGCGGACTTCTTGAAATCCTCGATCGCGGCACGCAGAGCGGCCTCATCGTCCTTCGACAGATCCTTCGTATCTTCGATGCGGTTGATGAGATCGGCGTACTTCGTCTTCAACGTGTCGTGCAGGCCCTTTTCGAAAGCCAGGATGTCCTTCACGTCCACGTTGTCGAGGAAGCCGTTGTTGGCTGCGTACAGCGACGCGGCCAGCTGCCACACCTGCAGCGGCTGGTATTGCGGCTGCTTGAGCAGTTCGGTCACGCGGCGGCCGCGCTCGAGCTGCTTGCGGGTCGCTTCGTCCAGATCCGACGCGAACTGCGCGAACGCAGCCAGTTCACGGTACTGGGCCAGGTCGGTACGGATACCGCCGGACAGCTTCTTGATGACCTTGGTCTGCGCAGCACCACCCACACGCGACACCGAGATACCGGCGTTGATAGCGGGGCGCACACCTGCGTTGAACAGGTCGGTTTCCAGGAAGATCTGGCCGTCGGTAATCGAGATCACGTTGGTCGGCACGAACGCGGACACGTCGCCGGCCTGCGTTTCGATCACGGGCAGTGCGGTCAGCGAACCGGTCTTGCCCTTGACTTCACCGTTG contains these protein-coding regions:
- a CDS encoding F0F1 ATP synthase subunit epsilon, with translation MATIHVDVVSAEHEIFSGNAKFVALPGEAGELGILPGHTPLITRIKPGAVRIEKEDGGEEFVFVAGGILEVQPKKVTVLADTAIRGHDLDEAKANEAKRAAEEALQNQSSDIDLARAQGELAVAAAQLAAIARLRRKR
- the atpD gene encoding F0F1 ATP synthase subunit beta — protein: MSIANGNIVQCIGAVVDIQFPRDAMPKVYDALVLDDSNEASFAEKGLTFEVQQQLGDGVVRTIALGSSDGLRRGMRVATTGAPISVPVGHGTLGRIMDVLGRPIDEAGPIACDEKRAIHQKAPKFDELSPSVDLLETGIKVIDLVCPFAKGGKVGLFGGAGVGKTVNMMELINNIAKQHSGLSVFAGVGERTREGNDFYHEMKDSNVLDKVAMVFGQMNEPPGNRLRVALTGLTMAERFRDEGRDILFFVDNIYRYTLAGTEVSALLGRMPSAVGYQPTLAEEMGKLQERITSTKTGSITSIQAVYVPADDLTDPSPATTFLHLDSTVVLSRDIAALGIYPAVDPLDSTSRQLDPQVVGQEHYEVADRVKKTLQRYKELRDIIAILGMDELSPEDKLAVGRARKIQRFLSQPFHVAEVFTGSPGKYVPLKETIRGFKMLVDGECDHLPEQAFYMVGSIDEAFEKAKKLQ
- the atpG gene encoding F0F1 ATP synthase subunit gamma yields the protein MAGTKEIRTKIKSVQNTRKITKAMEMVAASKMRKAQERMRAARPYAEKIRNVAAHMAQANPEYKHPFMVARDIKRAGLIVVTTDKGLCGGLNTNVLRAVTNQLREQQGKGIETQATAIGTKGMQFLGRIGAKVVSNVVHLGDTPHLEKLIGAIKVQLDAFNAGEIDAVYLAYTRFINTMKQEPVVEQLLPLTADKLTQSDAEKQAYSWDYIYEPDAQTVVDELLIRYVEALVYQAVAENMASEQSARMVAMKAASDNAKNVIGELQLVYNKTRQAAITKELSEIVSGAAAV